One window from the genome of Roseomonas haemaphysalidis encodes:
- a CDS encoding peptidase domain-containing ABC transporter, with product MFDALPSPTRGAPWLTRPVGAMARCFGWTFLPPVLLATLLVTLLALALPIMLLQIYDRVLPNAAGGTLLVLALAVAGAILAEAALRHVRGRILARVAATSEAQTHRQAMQRLLQAPLADLEAHGNGYYAERLSAIGTLREAWSGPALQAMLDLPFALLYLLGMWFLAGPLVLVPLALLCGIALLAVLTGRRVRRAAHALAMAEERRFNFLFDTLHGINAMKILGAEPLLERRYDRLQSGSAELRRALGLATAAGQEGGLLLAQLATVGVASLGAMMVLDGQLSVGGLGACTMLVGRTMQPLLGGIALWSRLQSLAESRHRVAEIGTLPQERRPDRPPLRVAEGRLALRGVGFRTPGHDVPLLDGASLDTRPGELVGITGANGTGRSTLLRLMAGDLQPTAGQVCIDDQDLAAADLGEARRRVALVPPDVALVRGTLLQNLTLHQPRMEAAALRLATELGLDQVATGLPGGWHTPVGIAAMPLSRGAVQRIGIVRALVEAPRILLLDDITTQIDADGDLRLSRLLAGLRGRVTVVIVTHRRSILSAADRVLEIRAGLLRPAEPQA from the coding sequence ATGTTTGACGCGCTGCCCTCGCCCACCCGTGGCGCGCCCTGGCTGACCCGGCCGGTGGGCGCCATGGCGCGGTGCTTCGGCTGGACGTTCCTGCCGCCGGTGCTGCTGGCGACGCTGCTGGTGACGCTGCTGGCGCTGGCCCTGCCCATCATGCTGCTGCAGATCTACGACCGCGTGCTGCCCAATGCCGCCGGCGGCACGCTGCTGGTGCTGGCACTGGCCGTCGCCGGCGCCATTCTGGCGGAAGCGGCGCTGCGCCACGTGCGCGGCCGCATCCTGGCGCGCGTCGCCGCCACGTCCGAGGCGCAAACCCACCGCCAAGCCATGCAGCGGCTGCTGCAGGCGCCGCTGGCGGACCTGGAAGCCCACGGCAACGGTTACTACGCCGAGCGGCTGTCGGCGATCGGCACGCTGCGCGAGGCCTGGTCGGGCCCGGCGCTGCAGGCCATGCTCGATCTGCCTTTCGCGCTGCTTTACCTGCTGGGCATGTGGTTTCTGGCCGGCCCGCTGGTGCTGGTGCCGCTGGCGCTGCTGTGCGGCATCGCGCTGCTGGCGGTGCTGACCGGGCGGCGGGTGCGGCGCGCCGCGCATGCCCTGGCGATGGCCGAGGAGCGCCGCTTCAACTTCCTGTTCGACACGCTGCACGGCATCAACGCCATGAAAATCCTGGGCGCCGAGCCGCTGCTGGAACGGCGCTACGACCGGCTGCAAAGCGGCTCGGCCGAGCTGCGCCGGGCGCTGGGCCTGGCCACCGCCGCCGGGCAGGAAGGCGGGCTGCTGCTGGCGCAGCTGGCCACCGTGGGCGTTGCCAGCCTGGGCGCGATGATGGTGCTGGACGGGCAGCTCAGCGTCGGCGGGCTGGGCGCCTGCACCATGCTGGTGGGGCGCACCATGCAGCCGCTGCTGGGTGGCATCGCCTTGTGGTCCCGGCTGCAGTCGCTGGCCGAAAGCCGCCACCGCGTGGCCGAGATCGGCACCCTGCCGCAGGAGCGCCGGCCCGACCGCCCGCCGCTGCGGGTGGCCGAGGGGCGGCTGGCGCTGCGCGGCGTCGGCTTTCGCACGCCGGGGCACGACGTGCCGCTGCTGGACGGTGCCAGCCTGGACACGCGGCCGGGCGAGCTGGTGGGCATCACCGGCGCCAACGGCACCGGCCGCTCCACCCTGCTGCGGCTGATGGCCGGCGACCTGCAGCCCACCGCCGGGCAGGTCTGCATCGACGACCAGGACCTGGCGGCGGCGGACTTGGGCGAGGCGCGCCGCCGCGTGGCGCTGGTGCCGCCCGATGTCGCGCTGGTGCGCGGCACGCTGCTGCAGAACCTGACGCTGCACCAGCCGCGGATGGAGGCCGCCGCGCTGCGCCTGGCCACCGAGCTGGGGCTGGACCAGGTGGCCACCGGGCTGCCGGGCGGCTGGCACACACCGGTGGGCATCGCCGCCATGCCGCTGTCGCGCGGGGCGGTGCAGCGCATCGGCATCGTGCGCGCGCTGGTGGAAGCGCCGCGCATCCTGCTGCTGGATGACATCACCACGCAGATCGACGCGGATGGCGACCTGCGGCTGTCGCGGCTGCTGGCCGGGCTGCGCGGCCGGGTGACGGTGGTGATCGTGACGCACCGCCGTTCCATCCTGTCCGCCGCCGACCGCGTGCTGGAAATTCGCGCCGGCCTGCTGCGGCCGGCGGAGCCGCAGGCATGA
- a CDS encoding peptidase domain-containing ABC transporter: MRPPAAPGHDDGEDDRRRLVALPDTLLAPSDLARCLPLLLWLLDWRGGEDDLLAALPHAKPEIDLTDLRNSLAVLGFPTRLHRLRGGRAPAELLPAMLLAPGRPAAVLYADEQGRLLRAEPGGGAAPCPPSALRGLLLCCAPPLAARPRQGWFAGVARRFHGDLPALLGVSGLMAVLGLAVPAFAMAVFDTIIAGHSPATLPMLALGVTGAVLGEAAFRSLRQRALLRIGERLDRLVSGAVFTQLMSLPTALVERAGTASQVSRLRDFAAIREFLTGAFAVAVLDLPFTLVVLALMLALGGWIALVPVGTVCAFGLLFLLTRAPLRLAIADAARASQAREALAVEALEAARTLKLAGAEGRWVERYAAAAAAAAVASAHAATLSGAVLLASQAIVTLSGLAAVVTGVLAVFGGAMTAGALIAGMMLIWRVLGPLQTGFTMLSRWEQTQASIRQVDQLMALESERPDPLDARMAPPERGEIVFHRVTLRYLAQAEPVLAGASVSIRPGEVVAVVGGEGAGKSSLLLLVAGLYRPQGGVVRIDGHDVRAFDPAVLRRNIGWVPQKPELLYGTVAQNLRLAHPTASDSVLRRAAAEAGVLAAIEALPQGFDTRVGDNRSGSLPRSILLRIALAAALLRDAPILLLDEPVAGLDDACAQAFTDVIASRRGRCTILMATHRPSHVKLADRVLRVRDGQLEELARPAAGAAPQRTPVFSPSGAGR; encoded by the coding sequence ATGAGGCCCCCCGCCGCCCCCGGCCATGATGACGGCGAGGACGACCGCCGCCGCCTGGTGGCGTTGCCGGACACGCTGCTGGCGCCGTCCGACCTGGCGCGCTGCCTGCCCTTGCTGCTGTGGCTGCTCGATTGGCGCGGCGGCGAGGACGACCTGCTGGCGGCGCTGCCGCATGCCAAGCCCGAAATCGACCTGACCGACCTGCGCAACAGCCTGGCGGTGCTGGGCTTTCCCACCCGGCTGCACCGGCTGCGGGGGGGCCGGGCACCGGCGGAGCTGCTGCCCGCCATGCTGCTGGCGCCCGGCCGCCCGGCGGCGGTGCTGTATGCCGACGAGCAGGGCCGGCTGCTGCGTGCCGAGCCGGGCGGCGGTGCCGCGCCCTGCCCGCCTTCCGCGCTGCGCGGCCTGCTGCTGTGCTGCGCCCCGCCCCTGGCGGCGCGGCCGCGCCAGGGCTGGTTCGCCGGCGTGGCGCGGCGCTTCCACGGCGACCTGCCGGCGCTGCTCGGCGTCAGCGGGCTGATGGCGGTGCTGGGGCTGGCGGTGCCGGCCTTCGCCATGGCGGTGTTCGACACCATCATCGCCGGCCACAGCCCCGCCACGCTGCCCATGCTGGCGCTGGGCGTGACTGGCGCGGTGCTGGGCGAGGCCGCCTTTCGCAGCCTGCGCCAGCGCGCCCTGCTGCGCATCGGCGAGCGGCTGGACCGGCTGGTGTCGGGCGCCGTGTTCACGCAGCTGATGTCCTTGCCCACCGCTCTGGTGGAACGCGCCGGCACCGCGTCCCAGGTGTCGCGGCTGCGCGACTTCGCGGCGATCCGCGAGTTCCTGACCGGCGCCTTCGCCGTGGCGGTGCTGGACCTGCCGTTCACGCTGGTGGTGCTGGCGCTGATGCTGGCGCTGGGCGGCTGGATCGCGCTGGTGCCGGTGGGCACGGTTTGCGCCTTCGGCCTGTTGTTTCTGCTGACCCGCGCGCCGCTGCGGCTGGCCATCGCGGATGCTGCCCGCGCCAGCCAGGCGCGCGAGGCGCTGGCGGTGGAGGCGCTGGAAGCCGCCCGCACCTTGAAGCTCGCCGGTGCCGAAGGGCGCTGGGTGGAACGCTACGCCGCCGCGGCCGCCGCGGCCGCCGTGGCCTCGGCCCATGCCGCCACGCTGTCGGGCGCGGTGCTGCTGGCGTCGCAGGCCATTGTCACGCTGTCCGGGCTGGCCGCCGTGGTCACCGGCGTCCTGGCGGTGTTCGGCGGGGCCATGACCGCGGGCGCGCTGATCGCCGGCATGATGCTGATCTGGCGCGTGCTGGGGCCGCTGCAAACCGGCTTCACCATGCTGAGCCGCTGGGAGCAGACCCAGGCCTCCATCCGCCAGGTGGACCAGTTGATGGCGCTGGAAAGCGAGCGGCCGGACCCGCTGGACGCGCGCATGGCGCCGCCCGAGCGGGGCGAGATCGTGTTCCATCGCGTCACTCTGCGCTACCTCGCGCAGGCCGAGCCGGTGCTGGCCGGCGCCAGCGTGTCCATCCGCCCGGGCGAGGTGGTGGCGGTGGTGGGTGGCGAGGGCGCGGGCAAGTCCAGCCTGCTGCTGCTGGTGGCCGGGCTGTACCGGCCGCAGGGCGGCGTGGTGCGGATCGACGGCCACGACGTGCGCGCCTTCGACCCGGCGGTGCTCCGGCGCAACATCGGCTGGGTGCCGCAAAAGCCCGAGCTGCTGTACGGCACCGTGGCACAGAACCTGCGGCTGGCGCATCCCACCGCGTCCGACAGCGTGCTGCGGCGCGCCGCCGCGGAAGCCGGCGTGCTGGCGGCGATCGAGGCCCTGCCGCAGGGCTTCGACACCCGCGTGGGCGACAATCGCAGCGGCAGCCTGCCGCGTTCCATCCTTTTGCGGATCGCCCTGGCGGCCGCGCTGCTGCGCGACGCGCCCATCCTGCTGCTGGATGAGCCGGTGGCCGGGCTGGACGATGCCTGCGCGCAGGCCTTCACCGACGTGATCGCCAGCCGGCGCGGCCGCTGCACCATCCTGATGGCCACCCACCGCCCCAGCCACGTGAAGCTGGCCGACCGCGTGCTGCGCGTGCGCGACGGCCAGCTGGAGGAGCTGGCGCGCCCCGCCGCCGGCGCCGCCCCGCAGCGCACCCCCGTATTCAGCCCTTCTGGAGCCGGCCGATGA
- a CDS encoding HlyD family type I secretion periplasmic adaptor subunit → MNMSVPPGALRPEPPPPLPELPRASRLQRPDSHVLALEEVRVQGLERAVVVGAAVLVALAIGWATVTRVPEVAVGLGDIAPAAAPAPVQHLEGGIVAAVLVEEGEGVDAGQPLVRLNDVAVLAELSQARTRLESQLLQAQRLAAAAEGDARGMPRLPAGTQQAPQRAALEAKLRALADRRGVLREQVAQRRAELATLAASAAAVAAQVALHQRELAVREGLARDGLTTRLAVLEARRLLMGAQAERDRLVGQGDAARRALAEAEARVTELQSAAADEARGEAARVALEIAESTEVVARLDERAARAVLRAPIGGVVRGLAVHRPGAVLQPGALVAEIMPLDASLVADVRLAPRDIGFIAPGQEVHVKVQAFDYARFGAVAGRVERISAGTFFDEQRQPHYRARIALDQQHVGHDPRHARLAAGMTVQADITTGTKTVLQYLLKPIYSAVAASFHER, encoded by the coding sequence ATGAACATGTCCGTGCCGCCCGGGGCGCTGCGGCCCGAGCCGCCGCCGCCCCTGCCCGAGCTGCCGCGCGCCAGCCGCCTGCAGCGCCCCGACAGCCACGTGCTGGCGCTGGAGGAGGTGCGGGTGCAGGGGCTGGAGCGCGCGGTCGTGGTGGGCGCCGCGGTGCTGGTGGCGCTGGCCATCGGCTGGGCCACCGTGACGCGCGTGCCGGAAGTGGCGGTGGGGCTGGGTGACATCGCCCCCGCCGCCGCGCCCGCGCCGGTGCAGCACCTGGAAGGCGGCATCGTCGCCGCCGTGCTGGTGGAGGAGGGCGAGGGCGTGGACGCCGGGCAGCCGCTGGTGCGGCTGAACGACGTGGCGGTGCTGGCCGAGCTGTCGCAGGCCCGCACCCGCCTGGAGTCGCAGCTGTTGCAGGCCCAGCGCCTGGCCGCCGCCGCCGAGGGCGATGCCCGTGGCATGCCGCGCCTGCCCGCCGGCACGCAGCAGGCGCCGCAGCGCGCCGCGCTGGAAGCCAAGCTGCGCGCCCTGGCCGACCGGCGCGGCGTTCTGCGCGAGCAGGTGGCGCAGCGGCGGGCGGAGCTGGCGACGCTGGCGGCCTCGGCCGCCGCCGTGGCGGCGCAGGTGGCGCTGCACCAGCGCGAGCTGGCGGTGCGCGAAGGGCTGGCGCGCGACGGGCTGACCACCCGGCTGGCGGTGCTGGAAGCCCGGCGCCTGCTGATGGGCGCGCAGGCCGAGCGCGACCGCCTGGTGGGCCAGGGCGATGCCGCCCGCCGGGCCCTGGCGGAAGCCGAGGCACGCGTCACGGAGCTGCAATCCGCCGCCGCCGACGAGGCGCGCGGTGAAGCCGCCCGGGTGGCGCTGGAGATCGCCGAAAGCACCGAGGTGGTGGCCCGGCTGGACGAGCGGGCGGCCCGCGCCGTGCTGCGCGCGCCGATCGGCGGCGTGGTGCGTGGCCTGGCGGTGCACCGTCCCGGCGCCGTGCTGCAGCCCGGCGCGCTGGTGGCCGAGATCATGCCGCTTGACGCTTCCCTGGTGGCCGACGTGCGGCTGGCGCCGCGCGACATCGGCTTTATCGCGCCCGGGCAGGAGGTGCACGTCAAGGTGCAGGCCTTCGACTACGCCCGCTTTGGCGCGGTGGCCGGGCGGGTGGAGCGGATCTCCGCCGGCACTTTCTTCGACGAGCAGCGGCAGCCGCATTACCGCGCGCGCATCGCGCTGGACCAGCAGCATGTCGGCCACGACCCGCGCCACGCGCGGCTGGCCGCCGGCATGACCGTCCAGGCGGACATCACCACAGGTACCAAGACGGTGCTGCAGTACCTGCTGAAGCCGATCTATTCGGCGGTGGCAGCCTCCTTCCACGAGCGCTGA